DNA sequence from the Streptomyces sp. CA-210063 genome:
TCCGGGCGGTGGGGGACTTGGAGGTGCTTCGCGCCCTTCCGAGCCCCCTCACCGCGCCCTCGACAGACACGGGACCTTCTCATACACCCTATTCATCACACTTCATAAAAACCGGATACGACGGTTAGTATCCGGCGGCACGCCTACCTGCCGGCTTGCCGAAGGGCCTTCAGAGGAGACCCATGCACTCGATGACGACTCCGTCGGACGACACCTCCGCAGGACGCTTCGAGTTCTGGCGGGACGTGGTCGGCCAGAGTTTCGTGCCGCTGGAAGCGCTGCCGCGCGAGGTTCCCGACTTCCGCGCCTCCCTGCACACCGCCCAGCTCGGCGCGGTGCAGGTGTCTGTCGTGGCCGCGGATCCGCACGGCGTCGCCCACACCCGTAGGCACATTGCCTCCGACCCGGCCGATTTCGTCAAGGTGAGTCTTCAGCTGGCCGGGCAGTGCATGCTGACCCAGGCGGACCGCCAGGCCCTGCTCAAGCCGGGCGAGCTGGCCGTCTACGACACCCGGCATCCGTACACACTCGACTTCGACCAGCGGTACCGCACACTCGTGCTGATGTTCCCGCGGGTCATGCTCCGGTTGCCCGAGCGCGACCTGACCCGCATGATCGCCACCACTGTGTCGTGCAGTGACGGACTGGGGCCCGTGGTGCACCCGTTCCTGCGCGGACTGGCCGGGCAGGTGCGGCAACTGGACGCTCTCGGCACGCCGCGGCTCGCGGACAGCGTGGTCGACCTGGTCGGCGCGATGCTCTCGGAGCGGTGCGCCGTGCACGCGACGCTGCAGGACGACGGGCGGGAGCTGCTGGCCCGGCGGATCCTCACGTACATGGAGCAGCGGCTCTCCGACCCGGGGCTCGGACCCGACCGGATCGCGGCCGCCCACCACATCTCGCGCCGCTTCCTCTACAAGCTGCTGGCCGAGCGGGGATACACGGTCTCGGGCTGGCTCCGGGAGCGCCGCCTCGCCGAGTGTCTGCGCGACCTCGCGGACCCCGCGCTCGCCCATATGCCCGTCGCCACCGTCGGAAGCCGCTGGGGCTTTCCCGACCCCGCCCACTTCAGCCACGCCTTCAAGAGCGCCTACGGCATGAGCCCGTCGGAGGCACGCGGGGCCGGGCGCACGGCGCTGGGTGCTTAGCGAGTGCTGAGCGGCGGTCACGCGGTTTCGCTGCCCTTCGCTGCCTGTCGTAGTACGTCCCGAACACGGCGGATCTGCTGATAGTGCCCGCCCCTGCAAGAGTCGGTGCACGATCACGCAAGCCGGAGTGGGCCGCCGAGGTGCACCCTCCGGTCGTGAGAGAGAGCCGCACACTCCTCACATGCCCGCCTCGCGGGCGCCAGTGCGCGGCTTACGCAGGAACGTCCACAGACACAAGCACGGGCTGACGTCCCGACCTCCCCAGGGCCGAAGAGCATCACTGCGCTGATCGGCAGCCCCGTGCTGTCTCTTCTCCCCACGGCACTCTCCCTTCCTGCCTCTCCGGCTCCCGCTCGTCCGACGAATGAGGCATTCATGCTGAGCAAGCGATCCGCTGCGCCCCCTCCGCTCGGTGGCCCCGGCCCCGACGCCCGCCGCTACGAGAACAAGCTGCTCGTCATCCTTTTCCTGGGCTTCGGCCTCGTCTTCTTCGACCGGCAGGCACTTCTCTTCCTCGTCCCCTTCATCAGCAAGGACATCCCCCTCTCGAACACCGCCCTGGGCACGCTCTCCGGAGTCCTCGCGCTGACCTGGGCCCTGTCCGGAATGATCTCCGGTCGCCTGTCCGACCGGCTCGGCCGTCGCAAGCCCGTGATCATCATCGCGGTGGTGCTGTTCTCCTGCTTCTCGGCGTCGAGCGGACTGGTCGCCGGATTCGGCGCACTGCTGGCGGCCCGAGCGCTGATGGGTTTCGCGGAAGGTGCCGTACTGCCGGTGTCGCAGTCTCTGATGGTGGAGGCATCCCAGGAGCACCGGCGCGGCCTGAACATGGGTCTGCTACAGGGCTCATCGGCCGGACTGCTGGGCGGCATCCTCTGCCCGCTCGCGGTGGTGTGGATCGCCACGCAGTACAGCTGGCGACTGGCGTTCGTCATCACCATCGTCCCGGGGCTGCTGATCGCCCTGTGGATCTGGCGGTCGGTACGGGAGGAACCGCCGGGTGGCCGTGCGATGACGGAGCCCGCGGCGGAATCCGTGGATGCCGTGGCCAAGCCGAGCATCGGCAGCATCCTCCGGCAGCGCAACATCATCCTCTGCGTGCTGATCGCCTGCGCGTACATGACCTGGTTCTTCGTCATCATCACGTTCGCGCCCGTCTACATGACCTCGGTCAAGGGCTTCTCACCCGCGACGATGAGCGGCGTCGTGACCTGCCTCGGGGTGGCGTGGGTCGTGTGGGGCTTCGTCACACCGGGGATCTCGGACCGGTTCGGCCGCAAGAACACGCTGATCGTCTTCACGGTGATGGCCGCGCTCTGCCCCCTGGCCGTGGTGTATGTGAGCAGTCCTCTGGTGCTCGGCGCAGTGGTCGTGCTCACGTACACGGGTCTCGGCTGCTTCACCCTGTTCATGGCGACCATCCCCGCGGAGACCGTCCCCCGTGGCGCGCTGGCGACCGCCCTGGGCTTGGTCATGGGTATCGGGGAGCTGGCCGGCGGTTTCCTCGCTCCGGTGATCGCCGGGTGGGCCTCCGACAACTGGGGGCTTGAGACGGCCATGTACATCTCAGCGG
Encoded proteins:
- a CDS encoding helix-turn-helix domain-containing protein → MTTPSDDTSAGRFEFWRDVVGQSFVPLEALPREVPDFRASLHTAQLGAVQVSVVAADPHGVAHTRRHIASDPADFVKVSLQLAGQCMLTQADRQALLKPGELAVYDTRHPYTLDFDQRYRTLVLMFPRVMLRLPERDLTRMIATTVSCSDGLGPVVHPFLRGLAGQVRQLDALGTPRLADSVVDLVGAMLSERCAVHATLQDDGRELLARRILTYMEQRLSDPGLGPDRIAAAHHISRRFLYKLLAERGYTVSGWLRERRLAECLRDLADPALAHMPVATVGSRWGFPDPAHFSHAFKSAYGMSPSEARGAGRTALGA
- a CDS encoding MFS transporter, which codes for MLSKRSAAPPPLGGPGPDARRYENKLLVILFLGFGLVFFDRQALLFLVPFISKDIPLSNTALGTLSGVLALTWALSGMISGRLSDRLGRRKPVIIIAVVLFSCFSASSGLVAGFGALLAARALMGFAEGAVLPVSQSLMVEASQEHRRGLNMGLLQGSSAGLLGGILCPLAVVWIATQYSWRLAFVITIVPGLLIALWIWRSVREEPPGGRAMTEPAAESVDAVAKPSIGSILRQRNIILCVLIACAYMTWFFVIITFAPVYMTSVKGFSPATMSGVVTCLGVAWVVWGFVTPGISDRFGRKNTLIVFTVMAALCPLAVVYVSSPLVLGAVVVLTYTGLGCFTLFMATIPAETVPRGALATALGLVMGIGELAGGFLAPVIAGWASDNWGLETAMYISAAGAGLVVLLALGLKETAPAVLRRKNAAAVRAGAAERTTSEAAVS